CATCTCGGTGGCGTGGTAACCGGTGGGGAAGATGTCGGAGAGCATGACGTAGTCGTTCTCCTTGTCCTGCGCGTCTTCACCCAGGCGCAGCGCGTTGTGGTCGCCGAAGGGCACCCGGAGCAGTTCTGCCTGCCCGCCGCCGTACGGGCCCATTTCGGCGAAGCCGTAGGCCGCACCGGCGGCCGATGGGTCAGGTTGCGTCGTCAGGCAGTAGTTCGTGAGCCCGCGCTCGCAGTTCTTGCAGAACCCGCACGAGATGTTGAAGGGCAGCACGACCCGGTCGCCCACCTTGATCTTCTCCACTCCCGTGCCGATCTCCACCACCTCTCCCATGTTTTCGTGGCCGAACGTCCGGCCCTTCTCGAAGGAGGTCCGCCCCTCGTACATGTGCAGGTCCGAGCCGCAGATGTTGGTCGTTGTGATCTTGACGAGCACATCGGTGGGCCGTTCGATCTCGGCGTCCGGAACGTCCGTGACCGCGACATCCTTGGGTCCATGATAGACGACAGCCTTCATGGCGAATCTCCAATCGTTGTGTCGGTGACTCCGAGCAGTCCACGCTCGTCGCCGACCACCAAGAAGTCATGAGCGCACCAGGCCAAAGTCCCGGGGCATGATTTGGTCTGAGTGCACAACTCCCCGCGGGTGGGTGCGCTGGGCAAGGGGTACGGTGAGCGCGACGCTGCCCCCGAGAGTTGATGAGGACCGATGAGCTATCACGGACTCGGACTGGATCCCGGGATACATCCGTGCTGCATGTACCGAGGCGTCGCCGCTCAGCGCGACGACCTGTGGGGTCCCTACGGCACAGGGGGATCCCGGGCGGGCCGGCCAGGGATCACGAGATGACCGTCTGCGAGCCCGCCACAACCGGAACCGTGGTGCCAACCGGCGAGCTGGATCTGCGGCGTGCCCTCACCGGCCTCGATGGGCTGCTGGTGATGTCCATGGCGATGATGCAACGTCACGACGTGGACGAGGTCATCAACGTCCTGAAGCGTGAGGTCGAGTCGGTGACCGGCTGCCAGTTGGTTCACGTCACCTTCCAGCGGGACCGGGAGTGGATCACCCTGCCCCCCGGGGAGCCAACGAAGCCGGCGGAACCGAGCCCCTCAACCGGTGAACGGGTATTCGTGCAGGACAACGGCGACTCCTGGACGTCGACGACGGCTGTGGCGGTCTTGAACGGCGCCCCGGGCCGACTGGTCCTTCGCAGCTTCGCCCGGCCCGACCCCGAACAACTGTTCGTCATCGAACGGTTGGGCGATTTCCTCGGGACGGCGCTCGCGGACGCGCAGGTGCACGAGCGCCACCGCCGACGCGCCCACGAACTCGATGCAGCCAATAACGAGATGGCGCGCACCGTCGCGGCGCTGCAGCACCGTGAGGGGGTGCTTGAGGAGTTCGCCCGACTGTCCACGACCGGGACTGAGCTCGACGTGGCCACCTCACTCAGCCGGCTCACTGGCTCCGCTGTCGTGCTGCGGGACAGATTCGGGCACGAGACGACCCGGATCACGGTCGCCGGTCGGTACCAACCGCTCCTCGAGCGAACCTCGCTCGAGGAGGTCATCGGCGGACGCCCCGAACTCGGCACGATCGAACTGGAGGTGCCACCGGACAAAGACCGAGACGACGCATCATTCGCTCTGCGGTACGCGGGCGTCGCACTGGGGCTGCTGAGGGCGAAGGCCGTAGCGATGAATGAACTGGAGAACCGACTAAGTCGAGACCTCCTCGACGACCTTCTTGAAGGGCTCCCGGCCGACGTTGCCGTGGACCGGGCATCCGCTCAGGGCCACGACCTTGGCGTTTCGCACGACCTGATCGTGTGCGCATGGTCCTCCGAGCGGGGTCACCGCGGGCACGACCGCGACGTCGATCACCTCCGGATGGCCATGGCTCGTCAGCGACTGCCCTGCTTGGTCGTCCGGAGCCGGGGACTGGTCGTCGCCCTCGCCCATCGAGGTGTCGACATGGGCCGCTTGTTCAACGATGTGTCGCGCGCCTACGGCGACACCAACGGTGTGATCGCCAAGGGGGAGCCGGCCAACTCGCCGGAACAGATCCCACGTGCGTATGAGCAAGCCCAACGAGCACTCAGGGCTCGTCAGCAGTCCCACGATCCGTATGGCTTCATTGCCTACGCCGACTTGGGAGTAGACCGGCTGCTCGCCCTCGACGGCAACGCTGAGGAAGTCGAGCGCCTCATCAGGGACTGGCTCGGCGACCTATTGAGCTACGACCGTCGCCACGGCACGGAGCTCGTCCCCACGCTAGCGGCCTACCTTGACCACGGGGGCAAGTACGCCGACACGTCAACGACGCTCACCATCCACCGCAACACACTGCGCTACCGAATCAGCCGCATCACCGAGATCTCGGGCCACGACCTCAACGACGTCGAGGCACAACTCAACCTCCACCTGGCGACACGCGCGTGGCGACTGCGCCGTGCCTCCGTCGGCGAGCCCCTGCGAAACGCCGTCCGGTGAGATAGTCCCAAACCGTAGTTGCGAGAGTCTGCGCGGCGATGGCACTGGACGATCAGGAGTCGTCGACCGGGCCGATCGCCGGGTGGTGCCAGAGTTCCCAGCTGGTGTGCAGCACGCAGACGAGGGTTAGCCCGGCGAGCGCCGCCAAAGCAGGCGCCACCATCGCGACCGGGATCAGCGAAGCAGCCCCCACTGCGGCCACCAGGCGACCGGTGGCGAGCTGGTGGTGATCGCGCCATCGGTAGGCGACGTCGCCGACGTAGAACATCGCGACGCCACCGGCCAGGGCGACGGCCGGCAACATGGGGGGTGGTTGCCCCGGTGCCGCGACTGCTTCGTGCACCCCGAGAGCGAAGAACACCACCCCGGCCACGAGCGGCAGATGCAGGTAGCTGTAGGAGTCGCGCGCGAGCCTTGACCGCTCCCGATCAGTGGTGCCGCGCAGCCGTCGTTCGGCACCGCCGCGCAGATAACCGAAGTAGGACCACCACAGACCGGCCGCGATCAGCACGGCGAGGAGGACGGCCGTCACCACACTCGGGCGCGGAAGAGCGGCTTCGGCGCCAGCGCCTACCCCGACGATCGCCTCACCCAGCGCGATGATGATGATCAGCCCGTGCCGCTCCACGAAGTAGGAAGGTGTCACGCTCCAACCGGTGGTCCCGACCAGGACCGGCCCCGACAGATCCATCACCGCGGCCACGATCCACAGCAACTCTCGTTCTGGCGTGTCGAAGAACGCCGCGGCCACCAGCACTGCCGGGCCGGCGAGCAGGGTGGGGACCAGTCGCAGCGCGGCCGAACCCACGTCCGCCTCGCCCCGCACGTCAAGAGCCAGCAGCACGACGTGGATCAGTCGGACCGCCAGGAATGCAAGCGCAAAGACCAGCGCCCGCGCGCCGAACGCCTGCGGCAGCGCGACCGCGGCCATCAGCATGGCCGCCATCGCGAGAAAGAGCAGCAGGCGAGGCTCGGGTCCGTCGTGGTCGGAAGTGTTCGTCAGCCAGGCGTAGCAGGCCCACGCCCACCACACAGCAGCGAGCGCCAGAATCCCGCGGCCGAACCCCGCCCAGGAGATGTCCGCGAGCATCAGGACAGTGACCTGCGACATCGCGTAGACGAAGACCAGGTCGAAGAACAACTCCAGCGTTCCGACCGACCGATCTGCTGTGTCGTCGGCTGCTTGCTCATCCGCATTGCCGAGATCATCGTCACGCATACGGTGCTCCTCACCCACTCGCCGACCTTGATGCTCGCGTACGCCAACTCACAGTGGGCTTCGGAGGGCGGGCCCAGTTCGCCGTGGGAGTCTCAAGCACTCTTCGGGGAACGCGATACTTCGTTGTAGAGCAAACCGAGAGCGACCGACAGGGGCAGCACGTGACCACCGATGCGACCGATGGCTTTGTGCGTCTCCGCGGTGCCAATGAGAACAACCTGCGCAACATTGACGTGGACATTCCTCGCAACGTGATGGTGGCGTTCACCGGGATCTCTGGTTCGGGGAAGTCGTCGCTGGCCTTCGGAACGCTGTACGCCGAGGCGCAGCGCCGCTACTTCGAGTCGGTCGCGCCCTACGCGCGCCGGCTGCTGCAGCAGGTCGGTGCCCCGCACGTCCAAGAGATCACCGGCCTGCCGCCTGCGGTCGCACTTCAGCAGCGCCGGGGCGCGGCCACCTCACGCTCGTCGGTCGGCACCATCACCACGCTGTCCAACCTGCTGCGGATCCTCTACTCGCGGGCCGGCGATTACCCGGCTGGTGCCGATCACCTCGCGGCCGAGGCGTTCTCGCCCAACACCAGCGCGGGCGCGTGCCCGCGCTGCCACGGCCTGGGCGTCGTCCACGACGTCACCGAGGAGCTGCTTGTCCCGGACCCGTCACTGAGCATCCGTGAAGGGGCGATCGCCGCCTGGCCGGGCGCGTGGCAGGGCGCCAACCTGCGCAGCATCGTGATGGGGCTCGGCATCGACGTCGACAAGCCGTGGCACAGTCTCAGGAAGCGGGACCGCGACTGGCTGCTGTTCACCGACGAGCAGCCCTCGGTGCTCATCGAGCCGGAACCAGGTCGCGTCGACCACGGCTACTACGGGAAGTTCTGGAGCGCGCGCAGCCACGTCATGCACGTGCTGGCCGACTCCACGAGCGAGCGGATGCGCGAGCGGGCCATGCGGTTCGTGGAGGAAGCGCCCTGCCCGGACTGCCAGGGCAGTGGACTACGGCCCGAGGCCCTCGCGGTGACCTTTCTCGGGCGTTCGATCGCCGAGGTCAACGACCTGCCCTTCACAGCGCTGGTGGCTCTGCTGCGTCCGGTCGCTGAGCGGCCCGCGGGTGCCGACGAGGTCGCGGCGCGGATCTGCACTGACCTGGTCACGCGCGTCGAGGTGCTCCTCGATCTGCGCCTGGGTTATCTCAGCCTGGGACGGAGCTCGACGACGCTGTCGCCCGGAGAGGCGCAGCGCCTGCGGATCGCCACCCAGCTGCGCTCGGGCCTGTTCGGAGTCGTCTACGTCCTGGACGAGCCCTTCGCCGGCCTGCACCCGGCCGACGCGGAGCCGCTGCTGGATGTCCTGGACCGCCTCAAGGCGTCCGGCAACACACTGTTCGTCGTGGAGCACGACCTCGACGTCGTACGACGAGCAGATTGGGTCGTCGATATCGGCCCGGGTGCGGGCGAGGCCGGAGGTCGAGTGCTTCACAGCGGCCCGGTCGCGGGCCTGGAGGACGTGACTGAGTCGGTCACCAGCGCCTACCTGTTCGGTCGCGCTGAGCGGCTCGTGCACGATGCGCGGGCCCCGCAGGGCTGGCTGCGACTGACCGGCGCACATCGCCACAACCTGCGCGACCTGTCTGTCGACATCCCGCTGTGCGTGCTGACCACCGTCACCGGGGTGTCCGGGTCCGGCAAGTCGACCCTGGTCACCCAGGTCCTGGCCGAGGACCCGACTGCTCGTGAGTCGTTTGACCGACTGCTATTGGTCGATCAGCGCCCGATCGGCCGGACGCCGCGGTCCAACCTCGCGACCTACACGGGGATGTTCGATGCCGTGCGGAAGTTGTACGCCGCCACGGACGCGGCCCGGGCCCGCGGCTACGGCGCCGGCCGCTTCTCCTTCAACGTCGCCGGGGGCCGCTGCGAGACCTGTCAGGGCGAGGGATTCGTCTCCGTCGAGCTACTGTTCCTGCCTGGCACCTACGCTCCCTGCCCGACGTGCCACGGCGATCGCTACAACCCCGAGACGCTCCAGATCACCTACCGCGGCAAGAGCATCGCGGAGGTCCTCGACCTGTCCGTCGACGACGCCGCCACGTTCCTGGCCGACGTACCGGCCGCCGCACGCAGCCTCCAGACGCTTCGCGAGGTGGGTCTGGGCTACCTGCGACTTGGACAGCCGGCGACCGAGCTCAGCGGCGGGGAGGCACAGCGCATCAAGCTCGCCACCGAGCTCCAGCGCGCTCACCGCGGCCATGCCCTCTACCTGCTCGACGAGCCGACCTCCGGACTCCACCCCGCAGACATCGCTCTGCTGCTGCGCCAGCTGCACCGGCTCGTCGACGCCGGCAACACGGTGGTCCTCGTCGAGCACGACCTCGACGCGATCGCCACCGCGGACTGGGTCATCGATCTCGGTCCGGGCGGAGGAGATGCCGGCGGTCGGGTTGTCGCGACCGGCACGCCGGCCGACATCGCGAGGGCCGAGGGCAGCGCGACCGCGCCCTACCTCTCGCGGCGGCTCGAGCAGACATGAGCTGGGTGCGGGCGGCCGGTGTGCCGTCAGGCTGCCGCGCGGGCGCGGAGGCATCACGCCAAGAAGAATCCGTACATGTCATGAAAGATGAAGGCATGACTGTGTATCTCGCTTGGACCTCGGAGGACCTGCCTGACCTGGAGGGGCCGTGGCACGAGGCTCGGCTTGTGGCGCCCGGGCTGGTCGCCGTGGACAGCACCGAATCGCTGTCAGCGGTCTATCACGCCATCAAGTGGTCCCTGGAGGGTGAGGCTTCGCTGATCGTGGTCCCCGTGCACCAGACGCCCAAGTCGCGGGGCATAGCTGCTGGCACCACTAGGTGGTTGCGTGAGCGGACTGCAAGGCAACCGCCCGGTGCGAACATCCGGGGCCTCACGTCATCCGATTGAGCTGTCCGGGCTCCCAGACCACGAGGGCTGCCAGGTTGGTTCTCCCACCTCAGGGAACGAGGATTCACGTAGGTGGGTGATGAACACGGGAAGATTGAGACCGGTGAGCGGCGCCCGCAACCGGGAAGGCCCCGCGCGGACTCCCCTGCCCCGGGGACGCCGCCCGATCAGCGAACGGCCGTCGGGACGCCGCACTCGCTGGCTGGCTCCCAGAGGGCTTCGCTTGTCGGCGTCCCGCGTGGGTGTCGGCTACGGGACGCCGACGTCAGGTGAGGTCAGCGACGCGCCGATGCGTCTGCGACTCCTGCCTTGGCTGCCAGCCGCTGGCGCTGGATCGCGCGGTAGACGGTGGACCGGCCAACGCCGAAGAGCTCGGCGACCTCAAGGGTGCTGTACTCGCCGCTGTGCACCAGCGAGACCAGGTGCGCTTCCTGCTTGCGGCTGAGCTTCGGTTGCTTGCCCTTTAGCCGGCCCTTGGCCTTCGCGACCTTCATTCCCTCCACCGTGCGCAGCCGGATCAGGTCAGACTCGAACTCGGCCACCATCGCGAGAACGTTGAACAGCAGTTTGCCGACCGCGTCGGTCGGGTCGTAGACCGAGCCTCCCAGGCTGAGGCTAATCTCCCGCGCGGTGAGTTCGTCGGCGATCGCTCGAGCATCCGGTAGCGAGCGCGCGAGCCGATCGAGCTTAGTGACCACGAGCGTGTCGCCCGCGCGGCACGCAGCCAGAGCCTCCCGTAGCCGGGGACGCTCGCGGTTGGTGCCCGTCAGGCCATGGTCGACGTAGATGCGCTCGGCCTCGACGCCAAGGGCGAGGAGACCATCACGCTGAGCGGTGAGGTCTTGCTGATCGGTAGAGCATCGGGCGTACCCGACAAGCAGGGCGCTCATTGCGCACCTCCAGGGTGGGCCCGGTCGAGCCACGGGATGTGACCGACTCGGGCAACGGGCAGAGCCCGACCCTTCAGCAAGCGCCTCGCGAGATCTCGCGACAACCAACCCCCCGAATACCGATGGCAACGCTGGTTAGGGACGCGCCCGAGGTGCTACTTCATCCGTTCAGCGAGCTGAGTGAAGAAGTTCTGAACCATCGCCGCGCTGTTCTGCTTCTGGGTGAGCTCGTAGCCGCCGAAGCGGTAGACCTCGTACCCGGCCAGTCGGAGGCGGCGGTCCTCGGCGACCATCTCGGAGTACAGCGCTGGGTTGGCCTGGTCTCCCTGGGCGTAGTGCTGCTTGCCGTCCACTTCGATGACCACCCGCTGGCGGTCGCTGAACAGCAGGAGGAAGTCCAATCGCTGACGAGCAAGCGGCAGGCCGCTGGACAGGCCCCGTCGGGTGCGCTGATCGTAGGGGTCGTAGTGCAGGTAGACCTGCGGGATGAGCGCCGGGATGTCGTACGAGGCCTTGTAGCGGCCGGCGTAGGCCTCAAAGACCACCCTTTCCGCCTCGCTATCCAACGATGCCGCCAGACGCCGATGCAGCTCGTGGCCGACGGCTCGGTCATCGAACAGAGTCTCGGGAAGTCCTTCACGAGCCCGCCACCACCGGATGAGGTGGGAGAACCGCATGCCTTCTGCGGGGATGGGCTGCTCGTAGACCAGGCAGTGCTCGGCGTTCGCAACGATCTCGATGTCGTTGCTCACGGCGTCTTGCAGCACGATGTCGGGCTTGGGTCCGTTCGCGGCGAAGATGAGGTTCTTCGTCGGCCCCTCGACCCCGCCGCCTCGGTCGTAGGCGTCGATGTAGCGGCGCAGATCAACCAGGTAGGTCTCCGAGATCTCGACCTCAGCGTCCAGCCGACGGGCGAACGCCACGAGCTGGGGAAGCGGCCAGGGATGGATGTAGCCGTCGATGAGCGCTCGCTTGGTGTCGGCCTCGGACGGGTCGCAGGCGTCGTTGGTCCAGGTGAGTTGGAGTTCCTCGGCAAGCACCAGCTCCAGGTTCGTCCTGGTGAAGGAGTAGATAAGCGCGTCCTCGATGGCCGCCCGGAGCGTGCGTGTGGACACTTTGGCCGGGCCCGACTCGGGGTTCACCGCCGAGGAACCAGTCGGGAAGAAACTCACGAGAGCAGTCTCGCCGTTCCGGACCCTCACGGGAGGCAGGACGGCGCACTGGGTGCGTCGTGACCTACTTCCGAGGCGGGCGCGTCAGTTGCGGAACACCGTCGTCATTGGCCGATCGAGGACCGGATCCGCAGTAACAGCGGCGGGCCGCGGCCGTTAGCAGGAGACTTGCGATATCGATGGCGGGCGACGCCAGGTCGATGGCACTACTCGGGGGGAGTCGAATGGGGAGATTCACTGCGGCGGCGCGGCGTTACGGGCAGCCGGGTGCGGCATCGTGCACCGCGGTCGCCGCGATCATGCTGATATCTGGATGCGGCTCGCCGCCCGAGACCGCCTGCGCGCCAGAGTGGGCAACAACCGGCAAGGTCACGATTCTGATCACCGACCATTCCGACGCGCTGGGCTGGCTCACGGCGCATGTCTGTATCCATCACGGGTGCCGCAGCGCTCCGGTGAAGTCCTCGGGCGGCGCTCACATTTCCGGCGCGGAGATAACCGACACCCCTCCGCTATCCGCAACGGTTTACGTCACCGACAGCGCCGGCAAGGTCGTGATTCCCAGACACACGGTGACACTTAAGCCGAGCGAACACACCACTCCGCTTGATAGCTGCTCCGAACTCGAGATCTATCGGGCAACCGCGAGCGTGCCGTCTGGCTGAACGGCTTGCCTTCTCGTTCCAGGAAGCAAGCGTGCCCGATAGCCGTTCCACATCCGGTGACGCTGCACGCCACAGCCCAATCCCGCCGTGAGCGGACGATCGTCGTCCCGCAGGGGCCGTCCGGCTCCGCAACCGGGACGGGGGGCGTCTTGCGGCACCGACAGACTTGATCCCGACGGCGGCTTGCCTAATGAATGATCCCCATGATGCGAACGCGCTGCTGCCGCCCGTCGCCGTCGGCGCGGAACGTGCCACCGTCGACCGGAGCGATGGCCAAGACATCGACTCGGGCATTCGTCGGTACGTTCCTTCGCGTCGTCGAAGAACCTTCCGCACCTGCCGACTGCTGGCAGCCCGCTACGACCATCATCACGATCCCGGCGAGGGCGATCACCCGTCCGATTGTCATCGGCGACCGTCACTCTCGGCGTCGACCAGCACTGTCAGGTGTGGGATGCCATCAGCTGGCGGCCCGGTCTGGGTTGAGCCACTCGTGGTTACGAATGATCGTCTCGGTCCGCTCGGAGAGCTCTACGGGTGCCCCACCATCTTCTGACCGGTTGCAGACTTCGTCGCGCAGGATCCGCTCGGCGTCGGCTCGGTGGCCTTCGGCCTCGAACACGGCAACCAGGTCGAGCTTGGCGATTTCGGAGTCGGGCGCGACGGCGGTAGCGATCTCGGCGGCCGCCCGGGCACGGACAAGATCTCCGGATTCCAAGCAGGCCGTCGTGACCATGTGCGCGACGTCGACGATGGCGGCGTTCATGTGGTGATCGATCCGGTCGCCGCCCGCCAGCCACTCTCCGCCGCCGGGGCGCATCTGGTCGAAGGGGCGCCCGTCAACCAGTTGGAGGGCGCGCAGTAGATCGGCGATTCCCTCGCCTCCGCAGCGGGCCTCTCCTCGAGCGCGCAGCCTGCGGAACAGGTCGATGTCGACCAGGATGTCCTCCACCTGGTACACCCCGATTCCCTGGCATTTGGCCGCTGCGGATTCGCGCGCGTTGGGCAGGTGCTTGTTGCCGGTGCATGGGTTCACTCCCAGCCAATCGCGCACCATCTTGATGTCGCTACGGGCCCGGCCTTCGGTGAGGTTGAACGCATCGGCGAGTTGCGCCGGTGTCGCACCGTAGGGCCGGGTTGCCAGGTACGCGAGCAGCTCGGTGGCGTATGGCTTGCGCTTGGCCACGGCCACGGCGGAGCCGTGCGTTCGTGCCCGGATCGGCCCGAGCAGAGTTAGTCGTGGCAGCGGGCATTCGTCGTTGAACCAGGCGGTGACGTCGTCATCGAGGGTTGGGTCGGCCGCCTCTATGTCTGCTCGGACCTTGGCCGGGACTTGCGGGGCCAGAGCTTTCAGGTCCTCTTTGGTCGTCGCGGCCGCAGCGACGTAGTCGGCGTCCTCGGCAGCCAGCACGCTCTCGGTCGTCTCGTCGTCGCGGTCCTCGCGTGGCTTGGTGTGTTCTTCGCGCAGCGCGCCGGCCTCATTGGTGAACGACCGCCACCCGTCGGTGGCGTCCAGGTCGACCGGGATCTCGATGTCGTCGAGGAGCTCGCTGTTCGCGAACAGTGTGGCGCAGCCCTTGGCCTCGTCGGCGGTGAGTCCGACGGCTACCAGGTCCAGACCGGCGCGCGGCATCGTCAGCCGCCCGGTGGAGCTGAGGTTGAGTACGGTTCCAGTCGGGGGTTCTTCGCTCTGCGTGGCTGACACGACGATCGCGGTGCCGGTCTTTCCGCTGTGCTGCTCGACCAGGTCGAGCAGCTGGTCGACGACCTTCCGATCCGCAGTCCGGTCGGCGTCAACCAGCAGAAGCCGGGCGGGCCACACATCGTCGTCGGTTTTGCTGCCGCGGCCGGTTGCCACGTCGACCTGTTGCGCTTCGGCGCGGTCGATCATCGCCACTGCATCGGCGACGGCCTCGGCGACGGCCTCGGCGGCAGCGTCACCGGACGCGTCGTGGTAGCGGACCCGCTCGGGGTTCAACCCGGCGACTTCGGTGGCAACGCCGATGCAGTCGACCGTGACGCCGGCCGACCACGGGTTCAGCGCGAGTTCTGCCGCGAGATACCGGGCGAAGTCGTGCGCGTAGGTGGCGTCTCCGGTCAGGTTGATCGCGGCGAGGTCCTCGCAGTTGAGCAGCCACACGTGGTCGTCGTCGCTGGAACCGATGGTGACCAGGAGCGGGTAGGGCGCCGGCTGGTCCTGGTCCAGGTCGGCGGGCACACCGGCAAGGCCCTCAGCCGGGCACACCCAGTGCAGCTGATCGTCGGTGCCTTCCCATGGCTCGGGCAGGGAGCTCGGGCTGCTCAGGTGCAGCACGATCTGTGTGGTGCCGAGTTCAACCGCGGCGACCGGTGGAAGCGCCAGCCCGGCGTCTGTGGCGTGGGCCGCCAGACTCCGCAGCAGCGTGTCCATCTGCTCGACTGCGAGGGCCAACGTCGCACCGACAGCGGTGATGGTCTTCTCGACCGGTGCCAGCTCGGGCTCCGGTACGGCGATCGTTCGCCCCGGACGGCGGGCTCGGAACTGGGTGCGACGACGCCGGCGCAGCGTGAGCCACGCCGACCCCGCCAGGATCGCGCCGGCGCCTGTGAGCCCGGTCAGCATCCAGGGCGCGCTGCTCGCATGCTGTTGGTCCAGCTGGACGTCGTGCGGCACGGTCTGCTCTTCCGCGGACTGTGCCGGCGTCGGCGTGCTGTGTGTTTGCGACGGCGCTGGGGTTTCGTGCGTGGCCTTCGGCGCGGGCGCCCGTTGGGTAGGAGCAGGAACCGCAGGTGGTGTCGCCGGGGCACTGTGTTTCGGCGCACTGCGTTTCGGTGCGGGCGCACGCTTTGGCGTCGGGTGTTTGGTGATCGCCGGCTTGACGCGGTCGCTGCTCGTCGAGCCCGGGATGACCAGCGTCCATCCAGTGCCCATGTGGTTGGGGTTGGTCAGGTGGGTGCCGCCCGGCTGCACGATCGCCTTCGAGGCCGCTTCGATCTCGGGGTATCGGTTGGCGTCGCCGAGCTGCTTCTGCGCGATCCCGGACAAGGTTTGCCCGGCCTGCACGGTCACGGTGTGCTCGCCGGTTGACGTCTGCCCCGCGGGTGCCGGCAGGTGGAGGGTCCAGCCGGGTTTCAAGAAGCCTGGCTTGTTGCCCAGCACGTCGTGATTCAACGCGGCGATCTCGGTGTATCGCTCGCCCGAACCCAAGTGGTCTCGGGCGATGGACCACAGAGTTTCTCCGGGCTGCACCGTGTGTT
This genomic window from Flexivirga oryzae contains:
- a CDS encoding PucR family transcriptional regulator, with translation MRTDELSRTRTGSRDTSVLHVPRRRRSARRPVGSLRHRGIPGGPARDHEMTVCEPATTGTVVPTGELDLRRALTGLDGLLVMSMAMMQRHDVDEVINVLKREVESVTGCQLVHVTFQRDREWITLPPGEPTKPAEPSPSTGERVFVQDNGDSWTSTTAVAVLNGAPGRLVLRSFARPDPEQLFVIERLGDFLGTALADAQVHERHRRRAHELDAANNEMARTVAALQHREGVLEEFARLSTTGTELDVATSLSRLTGSAVVLRDRFGHETTRITVAGRYQPLLERTSLEEVIGGRPELGTIELEVPPDKDRDDASFALRYAGVALGLLRAKAVAMNELENRLSRDLLDDLLEGLPADVAVDRASAQGHDLGVSHDLIVCAWSSERGHRGHDRDVDHLRMAMARQRLPCLVVRSRGLVVALAHRGVDMGRLFNDVSRAYGDTNGVIAKGEPANSPEQIPRAYEQAQRALRARQQSHDPYGFIAYADLGVDRLLALDGNAEEVERLIRDWLGDLLSYDRRHGTELVPTLAAYLDHGGKYADTSTTLTIHRNTLRYRISRITEISGHDLNDVEAQLNLHLATRAWRLRRASVGEPLRNAVR
- a CDS encoding low temperature requirement protein A: MRDDDLGNADEQAADDTADRSVGTLELFFDLVFVYAMSQVTVLMLADISWAGFGRGILALAAVWWAWACYAWLTNTSDHDGPEPRLLLFLAMAAMLMAAVALPQAFGARALVFALAFLAVRLIHVVLLALDVRGEADVGSAALRLVPTLLAGPAVLVAAAFFDTPERELLWIVAAVMDLSGPVLVGTTGWSVTPSYFVERHGLIIIIALGEAIVGVGAGAEAALPRPSVVTAVLLAVLIAAGLWWSYFGYLRGGAERRLRGTTDRERSRLARDSYSYLHLPLVAGVVFFALGVHEAVAAPGQPPPMLPAVALAGGVAMFYVGDVAYRWRDHHQLATGRLVAAVGAASLIPVAMVAPALAALAGLTLVCVLHTSWELWHHPAIGPVDDS
- a CDS encoding ATP-binding cassette domain-containing protein; the protein is MTTDATDGFVRLRGANENNLRNIDVDIPRNVMVAFTGISGSGKSSLAFGTLYAEAQRRYFESVAPYARRLLQQVGAPHVQEITGLPPAVALQQRRGAATSRSSVGTITTLSNLLRILYSRAGDYPAGADHLAAEAFSPNTSAGACPRCHGLGVVHDVTEELLVPDPSLSIREGAIAAWPGAWQGANLRSIVMGLGIDVDKPWHSLRKRDRDWLLFTDEQPSVLIEPEPGRVDHGYYGKFWSARSHVMHVLADSTSERMRERAMRFVEEAPCPDCQGSGLRPEALAVTFLGRSIAEVNDLPFTALVALLRPVAERPAGADEVAARICTDLVTRVEVLLDLRLGYLSLGRSSTTLSPGEAQRLRIATQLRSGLFGVVYVLDEPFAGLHPADAEPLLDVLDRLKASGNTLFVVEHDLDVVRRADWVVDIGPGAGEAGGRVLHSGPVAGLEDVTESVTSAYLFGRAERLVHDARAPQGWLRLTGAHRHNLRDLSVDIPLCVLTTVTGVSGSGKSTLVTQVLAEDPTARESFDRLLLVDQRPIGRTPRSNLATYTGMFDAVRKLYAATDAARARGYGAGRFSFNVAGGRCETCQGEGFVSVELLFLPGTYAPCPTCHGDRYNPETLQITYRGKSIAEVLDLSVDDAATFLADVPAAARSLQTLREVGLGYLRLGQPATELSGGEAQRIKLATELQRAHRGHALYLLDEPTSGLHPADIALLLRQLHRLVDAGNTVVLVEHDLDAIATADWVIDLGPGGGDAGGRVVATGTPADIARAEGSATAPYLSRRLEQT
- a CDS encoding recombinase family protein, with amino-acid sequence MSALLVGYARCSTDQQDLTAQRDGLLALGVEAERIYVDHGLTGTNRERPRLREALAACRAGDTLVVTKLDRLARSLPDARAIADELTAREISLSLGGSVYDPTDAVGKLLFNVLAMVAEFESDLIRLRTVEGMKVAKAKGRLKGKQPKLSRKQEAHLVSLVHSGEYSTLEVAELFGVGRSTVYRAIQRQRLAAKAGVADASARR
- a CDS encoding LysM peptidoglycan-binding domain-containing protein, coding for MRGIRARLAGLFATLLVLGIIIGLPLVLLAVGANPAHLSVPTLDGIKTALTNPDDGTLALSAVKVIAWVAWAFLTVSLVLEIFARARGVRAPQLPGLHMPQSAAKGMVGMAILLFTASPVTAQLANAVPLPASQNVTASSIAHPGSKSAPETKDTSHGQQATKLAATHAVKHTVQPGETLWSIARDHLGSGERYTEIAALNHDVLGNKPGFLKPGWTLHLPAPAGQTSTGEHTVTVQAGQTLSGIAQKQLGDANRYPEIEAASKAIVQPGGTHLTNPNHMGTGWTLVIPGSTSSDRVKPAITKHPTPKRAPAPKRSAPKHSAPATPPAVPAPTQRAPAPKATHETPAPSQTHSTPTPAQSAEEQTVPHDVQLDQQHASSAPWMLTGLTGAGAILAGSAWLTLRRRRRTQFRARRPGRTIAVPEPELAPVEKTITAVGATLALAVEQMDTLLRSLAAHATDAGLALPPVAAVELGTTQIVLHLSSPSSLPEPWEGTDDQLHWVCPAEGLAGVPADLDQDQPAPYPLLVTIGSSDDDHVWLLNCEDLAAINLTGDATYAHDFARYLAAELALNPWSAGVTVDCIGVATEVAGLNPERVRYHDASGDAAAEAVAEAVADAVAMIDRAEAQQVDVATGRGSKTDDDVWPARLLLVDADRTADRKVVDQLLDLVEQHSGKTGTAIVVSATQSEEPPTGTVLNLSSTGRLTMPRAGLDLVAVGLTADEAKGCATLFANSELLDDIEIPVDLDATDGWRSFTNEAGALREEHTKPREDRDDETTESVLAAEDADYVAAAATTKEDLKALAPQVPAKVRADIEAADPTLDDDVTAWFNDECPLPRLTLLGPIRARTHGSAVAVAKRKPYATELLAYLATRPYGATPAQLADAFNLTEGRARSDIKMVRDWLGVNPCTGNKHLPNARESAAAKCQGIGVYQVEDILVDIDLFRRLRARGEARCGGEGIADLLRALQLVDGRPFDQMRPGGGEWLAGGDRIDHHMNAAIVDVAHMVTTACLESGDLVRARAAAEIATAVAPDSEIAKLDLVAVFEAEGHRADAERILRDEVCNRSEDGGAPVELSERTETIIRNHEWLNPDRAAS